GCGGGCGTGCACGGCATCTGCATCCGCGGCCTTCCCGGCTGGGGCGAGAACATGGCGCTGCTCGGCCTCGTGGGCAACGTTTTCGGTGGCACGCAGTTCAACATGAACTGGACCTCGGCCGTCAACAGCAAGGCCTGGAACAACGCCATCAGCTTCTACGTTGACCTGGCGAACAAGTACGGCCCGCCCGGCGTCGTCGGCAACGGCTTCAACGAGAACCTGAACCTGCTCGCAGAAGGCAAATGCGCGATGTGGAACGACGCCACCGTCGCCGCCGGCCTGCTGTTCGACCCGAAGCGCTCCAAGGTGTCCGACAAGCTGGGCTTCGCCCAGAACCCGGTCGAGACGTGGAACAAGGGCGGCGCCTGGCTGTGGGCGTGGTCGCTCGGCATTCCCGCGTCTTCGAAGAACGGCGACGAAGCGCGCAAGTTCATCGAGTGGGCAACATCGAAGGAATACATCAACATGATCGGCGAGAAGGAGGGTTGGGTGACCATTCCGCCGGGAACGCGCAAGTCGACCTATGAGAACCCGAACTACCTCAAGGCCGCACCGTTTGCACTGCCCACGCTGAAGGCCATACAGAGCGCCAGCCTGGTCGACAACACGGCCGTGCCGAAGCCTTATGTCGGCATCAACTTCGCGATCATTCCGGAGATGCAGGCGGTGAACAACTACCTGGGCCAGCAGATCGCCGGAGCTTTGACGGGCAAGTCGACCGTGAAGGCGGCGCTCGACGCCGCCGCGGCCAACTCCGACAAGGTCATGAAGAAGGCCGGCTACATCAAGTAAACCAGGCCATCACCCGGGTCGGTCCATCACCGGCCCGGGGCTGCCTCAACTCAAATGGGACACGCGATGTCAGCATCGGTCGTCAATCACTCAAGTATCCGGAACAAGAACCGAGGGATGAAGCGCTGGCCACTGCTGCTGCCGTCGGTCAGCGTATTGCTGGTCTGGATGATCGTCCCGCTGGTGATGACCATCTGGTATTCGCTGCAGAACTACAACCTCCAGTCCCCGCCCGCGCAATTTGGCGGGCTGTCGAACTTCGAGTATCTGTTCACCGACCCGGACATCCCGATCGTCGTGTGGAACACCTTGCTGCTGATCTTCGGGCCGCTTCTCATCACCGTGTGCCTCGGCATGGCCTTCGCTGTGCTCTACGACGGGCCGTTTCCCGGGCGCAGCATCGCGCGGTTGCTTGTGATCACGCCTTTCTTCGTCATGCCGACGGTTGCCGCGCTGGTGTGGAAGAACCTCTTCTTCCATCCGGTCTGGGGCCTGCTTGCATGGGTGGAAAAACTCTTCGGCATGCAACCGATCGACTGGTTCTCCAGCCATCCGATGGTGGCCGTCATCATCATCGTGTCGTGGATCTGGACCCCGTTCGCGACGCTGATTCTGCTGACCGCCATGCAGTCGCTCGACCGTGAACAGATCGAGGCTGCGCGCCTGGACGGCGCCAAGGCCGTCTCGCGCTTCATCCACGTGGTGTTCCCGCATCTGAAGCGACCGATCTCGGTGCTGGTGATGCTGGAGACGATCTTCTTCCTGTCCACCTACGCCGAGATCTACGTCACGACGATGGGCGGGCCGGGGACTGCCACGACCAACATGCCGTTCTACATCTTCTCGCGCGCACTGCAAGGATTCGACGTGGGTCTCGCCTCGGCGGCGGGCCTGTTCGCGATCCTGATCGCCAACGTGGTCGCGTACTTCTTCATCAAGCGGATCTCGGAGCACCTATGAAGCCCGGTTCAACGCGCGAAAAGCGCGATCCCCTGCGGACCGTCCTCGGCTGGCTCGTCGGCATCGTCATGTCCTTCCCGGTGTTCTGGATGGCGCTGGCAGCGTTCAAGACGGAACAGGATGCAGCCGCCATCCCGCCGAAGTTCCTCTTCGAGCCCACGCTCGAGAACTTCGTTGCGATGAGCGAGCGGGTGAACTACTTTCACCATGCTTGGAACAGCATCGTGGTGTCGTTCTCGTCCACGCTGATCGCGATCGCGCTGGCCGCGCCGGCGGCTTACGTGATGGCATTCCACGCCAACAAGCTCACCCGCACGCTGATGCTGTGGATGCTGTCAATCCGCTTCATGCCCGCGGTGGGTGCACTGATTCCGATCTATCTCATCCTGGTCGCGCTCGACCTGATCGACACCCGGCTCGCGCTGGTAGTGATCACCTGCCTCAGCAATCTGCCACTGATCGTGTGGATGCTGTACTCCTATTTCAAGGAGGTGCCTGCCGAAATCCTCGAGGCGGCGCGCATGGATGGTGCCCGGCCGCTGCGGCAGCTGTGGTACCTGCTGATTCCTCTGACCTTGCCGGGTATCGCCTCGACCGGCCTTCTCGGCATGATCCTGGCGTGGAACGAGGCCTTCTGGAGCATCAACATCACGGCAACCAATTCCGGAACATTGGCACTTGCCATCGCATCGTTCGCCAACTCCGAAGGTCAGTTCTGGGCGAAGTTGTCGGCAGCCTCGCTGGCCTCCATCGCGCCGATCCTGATCTTCGGCTGGATCACGCAAAAACAACTCGTTCGCGGACTCACCTTCGGTGCAGTGAAATAAAAGTTTCGGAGAAAGTCAATGACTGCGCTTGCCCTGAAGAATATCTACAAGCAATACGGAGATGTGGTGGCCATGAAGGGCATCAATCTCCAGGTTCAACCCGAGGAATTCATCGTCCTCGTCGGCCCCTCCGGTTGTGGCAAGTCCACTCTGCTGCGGATGATTGCCGGGCTCGAGGACATCACCTCGGGTGAGTTGTACATCGACAACGAGTTGATGAACGACGTCGAGGCCGATTCGCGCGGCCTGGCCATGGTGTTCCAGAGTTATGCGCTCTATCCGCACATGACCGTGGCGGACAACATGGGCTTCGCGCTGAAGATGGCCAAGGTGTCCAAGGACGAGCGCCACCAGAAGGTTCTTGCGGCGGCCAAGATCCTGCAACTCGAGCACTTGCTCGAAAGAACCCCGAAACAGTTGTCAGGTGGTCAGCGCCAACGCGTCGCGATCGGCCGCGCCATCGTGCGTCACCCGAAGATCTTCCTGTTCGACGAGCCGCTCTCGAATCTGGACGCCTCGCTGCGCGTGCAGATGCGCATCGAACTGGCCGAACTGCACCGCAAGCTCAAGGCCACGATGGTCTACGTGACCCACGACCAGACCGAGGCGATGACGCTGGCCGACCGCATCGTCGTGCTGCGCGACGGTGTCATCGAGCAGGTGGGCACGCCGCTGGAACTGTACAACCGGCCCACCAACACCTTCGTCGCCGGCTTCATCGGCTCGCCGAAGATGAACCTCATCCCGGCCCAGGTGGTCGAGCGCGGCGAGACCGGTGCCCGCGTGCGCATCGGCGAGGCCACGATGCTTGCGCTGCCGGCCCATGCCGGCCTGACCCAGGGCCGCAGCCTCACGCTGGGCGTGCGTCCCGAGCGCTTCGTGCTCGATCCAGCCGGCCCGATCGCAGGTGCGGTCGCGGTGGTGGAGCACCTCGGCGGCGAGACCCTCTGCTACGTCGACATCGGCGCCGCCACGCGCCTGACGGTCAAGCTGGAGGCCCAGGCCTCGCTCCGTGCAGGCGACACGGTGCGGCTCGGCCTGGAGGCTGGCGGGGCACTGCTGTTCGACGCCGACGGCAAGGCCCTGGCCTGAGCGTGGCACCCACCCCTGCGGAGCAAACCATGTCCCAGTCCCAGTTCATCAACGCCCGCGAAGACATCGTCGTCGAGGCGATCGAAGGTCTCGTGCGCATCTCGGGTGGCCGGCTGGCCCGGCTCGACGGCTTCCCGGACATCAAGGTCGTGGTCCGTTCGGACTGGGACCGCAGTCGCGTCGCGCTGGTCTCCGGTGGTGGCTCAGGCCATGAGCCTGCCCACGCCGGCTTCGTTGGCCGAGGCATGCTGACGGCCGCGGTCTGCGGCGAGGTCTTCGCCTCGCCGTCGGTCGACGCGGTGCTGGCGGGCATCCTGGCCGTCACCGGCGAGGCCGGCTGCCTGCTCATCGTCAAGAACTACACCGGCGACCGGCTCAACTTCGGCCTGGCCGCCGAGCGTGCCCGTGTGCTGGGCAAGCGGGTCAGCTTGGTCGTGGTCGACGACGACATCGCGCTGCCCGAGTTGCCGCAGGCCCGCGGCCTGGCCGGCACGCTGTTCGTGCACAAGATCGCCGGTGCGCTCGCCGAGCAGGGCGCCGACCTGGCCAGCGTGACCGAGGCGGCGCAGCGCGTCATCGCGGGCACGGTCAGCATCGGCATGTCGCTGGACACCTGCCGCGTGCCGGGTTCGGAGAAGGAGGAGCGCATCCCCGCCGGCAAGGCCGAACTGGGGCTAGGCCTCCACGGCGAACCCGGCGTCGAGCAGGTCGAGCATGTCCATGCGCGCGGCGCGATCGAAGCCATGCTGGCCCGACTGCTGCCGCATGTGCAGGCCGGCCCGCAGATCCTGCTGCTGAACAACCTCGGCGGCACCTCGGCGCTGGAGATGGCCGTGCTGGCCCACGAGATCACCCGTTCCGAGCTGGGTCATCGGGTGAGCCACCTGGTCGGTCCGGCGGCGCTGATGACCTCGCTGGACATGCGCGGCTTCTCGCTGTCGCTGCTGCCGGCTTGCGCTGCTGACCTGCAGGCGCTGGCCCGGCCGGTCGATGTCATGGCCTGGCCCGGCGTGTCGGCGGTCGTGCCGGGTCGCACGGTCCCGATGCCCGAGGGCCTGCAGCTGCCGGTGCCGACCCCTTCGGAGAACGGCGCGGTGCGGGCCGTGATCGACCAGGTCTGTGACGCTCTGGTCCGTGCGACGTCCGATCTCAACGCGCTGGACGCGAAGTCCGGCGATGGCGATACCGGCTCGACGCTGGGCGGCGCCGCGCGGCGGATCGCCGCCGACATCGACCGTCTGCCGCTGGACGACCTGCCGGCCCTGCTGGGCAGCATCGGCATGACGCTGTCGCAGGTGATGGGCGGCTCCTCGGGCGTGCTGCTGGCGATCTTCTTCGCAGCGGCTGGCGATGCCGCCCGGCAGGGCGCCGGCCTGCAGAAGTCGCTCCAGGCCGGTCTGGCACGCCTGCAGCAGATCGGTGGAGCCCGTCTGGGCGACCGCACGATGGTCGATGCGCTGGCCCCGGCCTTGGCGGTGCTGGGCTCTGGCGTCGATGTCGCGGCGGTTGCAGCGAGACAAGGGGCCGCAGCGACCGCTGCGATGAGCCGGGCCCGGTCGGGTCGAGCGAGCTATGTCAGCGCCGATCGTCTGGTCGGTCACGTCGACCCGGGTGCCGAAGCGGTGGCCCGTGTTTTCGAGGCCCTGGTTCCTCGTTCGTTTGGACTCTGACGAGTTCCCGTCGCTGGACATGGGTAGATCATGAACGTCATCCTCCACCTCGGCCTGGGCTCCTTCCACCGCGCCCACCAGGCCGTCTATCTGCAGGCACTGCACGAGCGCGGCGACATGCGCTGGGTGCTGGCCGGCGGCCACATTCGCCCGGACATGGCGGAGACCATTGCGGCACTGCAGGCCAGCGGCGGGGCCTACACGCTGGAGACCATCTCGCCGCAGGGCGAGCACGCATACCAGCGAATCACATCGATCCAGCGGGTCATCGGCTACACGCCCGACCTGGCCGGGCTGTTGGCAGCGGGCGCGGACCCGGCCACGAAGATCATATCGTTCACGGTGACGGAGGCGGGCTACTACCTCGACGCGAAGAACCAGCTGGATCTGGCCACCTTCGCCGATCTGCGTGCCGACCTCGACGCGCTGCGCAGCGGAGCACCGGCCGACAGATCGCGCGCCTGGACCATCTACGGCGCGCTGACCGCCGTGCTGCGCGCCCGCAAGGACGCGGGCGCCGGCCCGGTCACGTTGATGAACTGCGACAACCTGCGCCACAACGGCGAGCGCTCGCGCAGCGGCCTGCTGCAGTACATCGCGCAACTCGGTGACGGCGAACTCGCGGTCTGGGTCGAGTCCCACACGACCAGCCCGAACGCGATGGTCGATCGCATCACGCCACGGCCGACACCGGCGGTGCGCGAACGCGTGTTCGCTGCCACCGGCATCGACGACCCGGCCGCGCTGATGGGCGAGAGCTTCATCCAATGGGTCATCGAGGATCACTTCATTGCCGGTCGCCCGACCTGGGAAAACGTCGGCGGCGAGATGGTGCAGTCGGTGCAGGCCTACGAAGAAGCCAAGATCCGCCTGCTCAACGCGCCGCACAGCTGCATCGCCTGGGCGGGTACGCTGGTTGGCTACACCTACATCCACGAGGGCACGCTGGACCCGGTGATCCACCAGTTCGCCTACGACTACGTCACCGACGACGTGATCCCGGTGCTCAGTCCGAGCCCACTGGACCTCGCCACCTACCGTGACGTGGTGCTCGACCGCTTCGCCAACACCGCGATTGCCGATACCAATCAACGCGTCGCGATGGACGGCTTCAGCAAGATTCCCGGCTTCATCGCGCCGACGTTCCGCGAGCGCCTTGCGCGCAATGAGTCCATCGACAGCGTGGCGATGCTGCCGGCGCTGTTCCTCGCCTATCTGCAGGTATGGCACCGCGGCGGCATCGCCTACACCTACCAGGACCAGGCGATGGACCCCGCTGTGGCGCACGCCATCTGCGACGCGGTCGATCCGGTCGCGGCCTTCTGCGCCGACCTGCCGCTGTGGGGAAATCTGGCCGGCGATGCGCGGCTGGTCGATGCCGTGCGGGCAGCCAGCGCCAGGGTCGAACGCTTCATCCACGCCACGCGGCGTTGAGCGAGCAGGGCCCGTGGGCGCGCGTTCGGTGGCAGGAAGGGCATCCGTCATGCCACAGCCCCGATGCTCGGTGAACCAGATTCCGCCTGCGCTGGCCAAGGGCGATGGCTGCGACACCCTCAGCGGGCTGATCCATTGTTTCTCGCACGGTTTCCCGACTCCCTTGGCACGTTGGCATCACCATGACGTGCACGAGCTGCACATCATCACCAGCACGTCCGGCCAAGCCTTCGTGGGGGACTGGATCGGCCCATTTCACGCCGGGCATGTCGTGCTGGTCGGCCCACGTCTGCCGCACAACTGGGTGTCGATGGACGTGCCCGTTGGCGGTGTTGTCGAACGCGACCTCGTCATTCAGTTCGATCAGGCTCCGCTGTTGCGTGCATCGGCCACCATCCCCGAGCTGGCTGACCTGAGCCCTCTGTTGGAACGGGCCAGCAACGGCATCGAGTTCTTCGGCATGTCCGATCGCGCGGTCGCGCACTGGCGCCGCACGCAGGCAAGCCAGGGACTTCGGCGCTGGGTGGCTTTCTGCGAGTTCATGGCTGATCTGGCCACCTGTACCCATCACCGCGTGCTGTCGAGCATGCCGATGCAGGGTGGCGATGCGGCCGATATCCTCCCCCAGCTCGAGGCGCTCATCCTGGCGCAGCCGACCACGCTGCTACGGCCGATCTCGGTTGCGGCATGCGCGGTCGAGCTGGGCATGAGCGCGAGCCGGTTCAGCCGTTGCTTCCGCCGTGCCACTGGCAATACCTTCACCGACTTCGTCAACCGGGTGCGGATCCACAGGGCCGGCCAACTGCTGGCGGAGTCGGACCGACGCATCGTGGACATCTCTGGTGAGGTCGGCTTCCAGAATGTCGCCAATTTCAATCGACGCTTCCTGGAGATCCAGGGCATGACGCCGAGCGAATTCCGCAGGCGTTCGCTTGATCGTGGCGTTCTGGGCCGGTGACGAGGCATGCCTGCATCTTCGGCCTCCCAGCCCGCGTCGTGCCGCTCCATCGATCGGGCCTCGTCGGAGCCGTTCTATCTCCAGTTGGCCGAGCAGTTGGGTGATGCCATTCGTCGTTGTGTCCTGAAACCCGGCGACGGCATGCCATCCGAGAGTGCGCTCTGCCGCGATTGGACATTGTCGAGAGCGACGGTGCGGCAGGCCCTCAGGACCCTGGAAGAGCGCGGCACCATCCGGCTCGTCCCCCGGCGCGGGGCGTTCGTGGCGCCGATCCGGGAGACCGACTGGGTCCTGCCTACGTCAGTCCGCTGCGGTTCGAACAATACTGACTTACCGATCAACCTCGGTAAGCCAGCGCGTAGTCCGGCTATGGGATACGGAATCCAGGGGCGAGGTCAGGTTCAATGTCCTGCGTTGCGTCGGTCGGGTTCGTCGTCTGCTTCGGCTTCGGGCCAAAGGGTCGGAAAGTAGAAGCGCAACGCATGCAGGGGCAGGCCGAAGCGCACCGGACCCTGGGGGGTTTCGCTGGTCAGCAGGCCGCGGTCGAGCAGGGCTTTCAGCATTGAGCCTGCCGTGCGCTCGGCCAGACCGGTCATGGCCTTGAACTCTCCGCGAGCCAGGGCGATGTCGGTGACGAACAGGTAGTGCAGCGGCCGCAGTGCGGCCATGCGCACGCCCGATCGCAGGGTGTGTTCCTCATAGGCCAAGCAGGCGGCCACGCGCCGCTCCAGGTCACCGAGTTTCAGCATTCCAGCCATGAATGCGACCTGGTCCTGGCACACCGAGAGCACGTAGCCGATCCAGTCGACCAGTGCACGCTGGCTCAGGTTCCCGCGTCCGTCGAGGTCGCCGCGGCGCGCTTCATCGGCGGCGGCCAGCAGCGCGTAGTAGCGGTCGGTGCTGCGCGCGAAGCCACGCAGGGGCGACCACAGCCCCCCGGTGTAGCCCAGCGCGCTCAGCATGGTGTGGGTGTGCAGTCGCATCACGCGGCCATTGCCATCGACGAAGGGATGGATCCAGCCGAGTCGATGGTGCGCGGCGGCCAGAGCCACCAACGCCGCTTCACCGCGGCGCGTGTTGGCGTAGACGTCGGCCCAGCGTTGCAGAAACTTGGGCAGCGCCGTGAACGCCGGCGCGATGTGCTGACCGACGCTGACGTCGCGTGTGCGCAGCGCCCCGGGAATGATCTCGTCGGCGTTGCCCGCGTTCAGGTCTTCGGGCGTCAGGCGGCCGAACAGTTCATGGTGCAGGTCAGCGATCGCCTGCGCGCTGTAGAGGCGCAGCGCCCCTTCGATGCCGACATAGCGCGCCTCCAGCGCCACCTCGGCTTCGATGTGCGCCACCGCGAGTCTCTGCCGGGTCGCCAGTTCGCGATTGGCGGAGAAGTCCCGCCTCAGCGCCTGCTCGATCTCGAACGGTTTTGTGTGTTGACCCTCGATACGGTTCGAGTGGTACGAATTCATGCTTCGCAGCAATGCACGCAGCCCCGCTGGCACGGGCGTGCCAGCCAACTGCAGCGCCGCACGACCCAGATCGTGTGCCTGGGCCAACAGCGGTTGTTGAGCCACATCGGACGGCATCAGGGGCTCGAACTGGTGAACCGAGTCGTACAGCGCAACCATGATTGCCAACGTAAGGTGTGATCCAACTGTTTGTCAGGCCAACATTTTCTTCTGTTTTTGGACGACTGTTGGCCAACATTTTTTCGCAGCCGGGTTCAGTATCAGCGACTCGCTGATCTCGTTCTTGAAGCGATAGGGCTTCCCTCCCTCTGCCAACGTGGCAAAGTTCTGGAGAGCGAAGGCATCGGTCGCTGGCCAGGTCCGACCGCAGGACCTGGGTCCATGTGCCTATGGCCGCTGGATCACTCAGACATTGGATTGGCAGTGGGCGAGCGAGGTGCGTCATTGACGAGAACTGCCAGTCGTTTCCCCAATGCATCGAACGCCCGGGCCTGATCGGCCTCGCGCCGGTCTTGGATGTAGACCCGTGCCATGCGGTCGCTCTGAATGTGGTTCAGGCACTCGTTGATCGTGTCCGACCCGAAGTTCAGCCGGGCCATCACGGTTGCCGCCGAGCGCCTCAGGTCGTGCGCCGTCCACTTGCCCCCCGGCAGCATCAGTGACGTGGTGGCCTTGGTGCGGTTGCTCATGCGCGCCTCGGGCTCGCGCTGGCGGTCGCTCAGTTGCTTGCCGAACGACTTCACACAGACCGGCTGGCTGTTGTTCGTAGCCGGAAACACCCAAGGGGACAACTCTCCGCTGGTCGAGGTCGTCAATACCTCGCGCAGTTCGTACAGCGTCTCAAGTTGCGCCAGGGCGAAGTCGCTCAAGTGAATGGTGTGATCGCGCTGATTCTTGGTGTCCGGCAAGTACCAGTTGCGGGCAATCACATCGATAACACCGACCTTTACCCTCTCGGGATCGCCGAAAGCTTGGTATGTTGCCAACTGCTGTTTGACGCGCTCAATCTTCTTGGCGTCGCCGTCCTCGACCGCCTTCGCTAGCTTTTTCTGCGCTGCGGTCACCGCCTTGGCGTCGCAAAGTGCTTGCAGTGCATCCAGGCGGGTCTTGCGGGCTTTCGGGTCAGCGGGCAGGGCGTCTGCCCACACCGCGCCCATGAGCTCGCCCACACGCACGCCTGTGGCTAGTGTCAGCCAGATGGCGGTCGAGCTTCGCTGGTGCATCCGAGCACAAGCGATTCCTGCTACCAGGAGCTTGATCTCGTCGTTGGACAGCACCCGGTCACGCTCCACGCTCGCGCCGCCGACTTTGCTTTTCTTGACGGTGGCGAGCGGGTTGCCAGCGATCAACTCGCGCTCCAGGGCGAAGTCGAGCATCTGCTTGAGGTCGGCCAGCAGCACATTGGCTGTGCGCATCTTGCCGGCCGATTTCTGAGCGTCCAGCAGCGACAGCAGATCTGCTTTGCGCACGTCCTCCGCTGCCATCTCGCCGATGGCCGGGAACACATGCCGGGTGAACTGTTCCAGCACGTATTGCCCGCCATCGACGCGGCCGGTGCGCTTGCCATCGGCCCGGACGCGCGGCTGCAGGTCGGCCGCCCGCCAGTCCTCGAACAGGCGCCGCACGGTCAGCCGGCGAGCTTGGGCGAGTGTTGCGGCCTGGGCGGCTTGCTCGCGTTGGCGCTGTTCGTCGGCGATGCGCTGGCGGTCAAGCGCTTGGGCTTCTGCATGGGCCATCCTTGCCTGTTCTGCCGTCAGCACCGGATCGATACCGTCGGCCACCTTGGCTCGCAGCACGGCCGCGCGAGTGGTCGCTTCTTCCAGCGAGGCATCGGGGAACCCGACCACGCCACGTTCGTCATCCGCCCAAAGCTGGGCGCGTACCTGCTTGCCCGTGACAGGTGATGCGTACCGGTAGACCCAGAACGCGCCACCCTCGGTCTTGCGCAGGTACAGCCCTTTGGCGGCCCGGAACTCGTCACCCGCCGCCGCTTTCTTGACCCAGCCCAGCACCTCCCGATGCGTGGTGCCAATGTTGTGCTTCGCTTTGGTCTTGGTGTCCACGATCGCTCCTTGACCTTGAATTGCCATCTGGCAATTCCCTGGCAATTCGGATGAGGCTTTCAGTGTACTTTCTGGGACGCTGTCAGACAATGAATGAAGTTAAGTTGTTGATTTTTATGAAATCACATTTTCGGTCTGGATGACTTTGGATGCCGAAAAATCATGCTTTGCTTGTCTACGAACCAAGGGGTAGTGGGTTCGATTCCTGCCAGCCGCACCATTTAAATCAACGGGTTAGCTTCCACAAGGAGCTAGCCCGTTTGGCTTTGTGGGCCCGCCACGGCTGTTGCCCCACGCGGGGCTGCGATGGGTTTTGTGGCTTGCCGCGCCGTGCTTGCGCATGGTCAACGCATTGCGCCGTCTGCGATCTAGATTCAGGCCACTGACCGTTGCCTCGGGCGACGGCGTTCCATGCGAGGAGCGTCTGCCATGAAGAACTGGCTGCTGATCGCCAATGCCGCGCGAGCCCGCGTGCTCGAACAAGGCCCCGGCAGCTGCACCCATGTGGCCGACTACACCGTCCTGCGCGACGACGAGGTGATCGAGCGCCTGCGCTCGCCGTGATCCACGACCGCCGCTGTCGTCGCGTGCAATCAGTCCGGGGATGCCATGCAGCCATCGATCGAATGCGAGCACGTGCGCATCGGCCCGCGGGGGCTGCGGGGTGAGCTTGCGCTGGTCCCGCACGCGCTGGGCGGGGTGGTGTTCGCGCACGGCAGCGGCAGCAGCCGCCTGAGCCCGCGCAATCGGCTGGTGGCCGACCTGCTGCATGCGCATCGGCTCGATACCCTGCTGTTCGATCTGCTCACCGAAGACGAGGCCGGCGACCGCCTCAAGGTGTTCGACGTCGGCCTGCTCGCCAGCCGCCTGGGCGGTGCGCTCGACTGGCTGCTGGAACGCGCCGAGTTCAGGCGCCTGCGGGTCGGCCTGTTCGGCGCCAGCACCGGTGCGGCGGCGGTGCTGCGCTTGGCGGCCGAGCATCCGGGGCAGGTGGGTGCGGTGGTGTCGCGCGGCGGCCGTCCCGATCTGGCGGGCGGCTACCTCGTCGGCGTGCAGGCGCCGACCCTGTTGATCGTCGGTGGCCTGGATACCGACGTGATCGAGCTCAATCGCCGCGCCATGCGCCTGCTGCGCTGCAACAAGCGGCTCGAGATCGTGCCCGGCGCTGGCCATCTGTTCGAGCAGCCGGGCACGCTCGATGCCGTCGCGCAGCTCGCCGGCGGCTGGTTCGCCGCCCATCTGTCGACCGGACGCTCACGATGAGCCCCCGTTTTGCCGATCGCGCCGAGGCCGCCCGGTTGCTGGCGCGGGAAGTGGCCGCCCGCATGCTGCCGGCGCCGGTCGTGGTGCTGGCGCTGCCGCGCAAGATCGGCGCGCCGTGGCAGCCCGAGCTGGCGATCGCCGCGGTGGTGGACGGGGCCGCGCCCGACATCGTCTTCAACGACGAGGTGATGGCGTGCAGCCGGATCGACCCCGACTACATCGAGGCCCAGGTGCTGGCGCAGCTGCACGAGATCCACCGGCGTCGCGGCCTCTATCTGCAGGGTCGCCCGGCGGTGCCGCTGAAGGGGGCGACGGTGGTGGTGGTCGACGACGGCATCGCCACCGGCACCACGCTGCGGGTGGCGCTCAAGGCGTTGCGGCGCCAGGCGCCGGCCCGCCTGGTGCTGGCGGTGCCGGTGGCGCCGCACGACGTGCTCCAGAGCCTGCGCGGCGAAGTCGACGAGGTGGTCTGCCTGGCCGAACCCGATCCCTTCGTCGCCATCGGCTGCCACTACCGCGACTTCCATCAGGTCGGCGACGCCGAGGTGATCGCCGCACTCGATGCGGCCCATGCCGCGCTGGCGCGCCCGCAGGCCGACGACTGAAGCCGGTCGGTCGCCGTCAGGGCCGATGCTCGGCCAGATCGAGCCCCGGCTCGTCGTCGCGCTGAGCCAGGCCGTGCGCCATGCCGTAGCGGATCAGCGCGGCCATGGTGGGCAGCTGCAGCTTCTCCTGGATGCGGCTCTTGTGCGTGCTGACGGTCTTGACCGACAGGTGCAGCGCCTCGGCGATGTCGGTGATCCGCTCGCCGGCGACGATGCGGCGCAGCACCTCGAGCTCGCGGTCCGACAGCTGTGCGTGACCCGGCGCGGTGGTCGCGCCGTTGAGCTGCAGCACCACCCGCTCGGCCAGGCTGGCGGTGACGTAGGCGCCGCCGGTGGCGACCTTGCGCACGGCGTTGACCAGCTCGGCCGATGCGCCGTCCTTGGTCACGTAGCCGTTGGCACCGGCCTTGAACGCCCGCATGGCGTACTGCTCCTCGGCATGCATGCTCAGCACCAGCACGCGCACCCGCGGGAATTCGGTGCGGATGCGCTTGATCAGGTCCAGCCCGTTCATGCCCGGCATCGACAGGTCGACGATCGCCAGATCGATCGGCTGGTGGCGCATCACCTCGAGCGCCTGGAAGCCGCTGCTGGCCTCGGCCACCACCCAGCCCGCGCCG
This portion of the Leptothrix cholodnii SP-6 genome encodes:
- a CDS encoding dienelactone hydrolase family protein, whose amino-acid sequence is MQPSIECEHVRIGPRGLRGELALVPHALGGVVFAHGSGSSRLSPRNRLVADLLHAHRLDTLLFDLLTEDEAGDRLKVFDVGLLASRLGGALDWLLERAEFRRLRVGLFGASTGAAAVLRLAAEHPGQVGAVVSRGGRPDLAGGYLVGVQAPTLLIVGGLDTDVIELNRRAMRLLRCNKRLEIVPGAGHLFEQPGTLDAVAQLAGGWFAAHLSTGRSR
- a CDS encoding phosphoribosyltransferase is translated as MSPRFADRAEAARLLAREVAARMLPAPVVVLALPRKIGAPWQPELAIAAVVDGAAPDIVFNDEVMACSRIDPDYIEAQVLAQLHEIHRRRGLYLQGRPAVPLKGATVVVVDDGIATGTTLRVALKALRRQAPARLVLAVPVAPHDVLQSLRGEVDEVVCLAEPDPFVAIGCHYRDFHQVGDAEVIAALDAAHAALARPQADD
- a CDS encoding response regulator, which codes for MTTQASPNPLHDLHILIVDDHVIVREGLQRILEATGAGWVVAEASSGFQALEVMRHQPIDLAIVDLSMPGMNGLDLIKRIRTEFPRVRVLVLSMHAEEQYAMRAFKAGANGYVTKDGASAELVNAVRKVATGGAYVTASLAERVVLQLNGATTAPGHAQLSDRELEVLRRIVAGERITDIAEALHLSVKTVSTHKSRIQEKLQLPTMAALIRYGMAHGLAQRDDEPGLDLAEHRP